Genomic DNA from Vicinamibacteria bacterium:
AAGATCGCCAGAATTGCACACCGACGAGGGTTACTGGGATGGCCTGCCGATGTATCGGATCGGCACCCGGAACGGCTCGTCTTCGTTCCCGAGAATTTCGAAGCCACGAATGAAGTCTCCAGGACTCATTTCGTAGTAGAGTAACTCTTCCCAGAATACGATCCCCTTGACGGACCGTCCCGCAGCCAGCCAGTCATTTACGATTTGAATGATACCAGAATCGTTTGTGACGAAAACTCGCCCGCACGTCACCGCATGTTCCAGAAGGACGCGATCTTTCGTCCGTTCGGGAAAAACGTCGATCGCCCGCTGGACATCCCAGCCTCGCTGCATGAGACCTTCGATTATCGATTGTTGGATATGAGCGTCGGTGAAGAGAGCGAAGCGGCCCGCCACTACGGATTCGTGTCGAGGCGCTTCAGCTTTGCTGCCATTTCTTGATCTTCCTCGAGCGAAGCTTCGATTTCCTCGGGATGGTCATAGTAGTAAGTGAGGGCGGCATAGATCTGGGCCAGAGCTAGGGGAGCGGAATATACGTTCAGCATGTTCTCCGGCGTGTAGCCATTACGATGAAGTCCGACGATATCCATCACGCGGATGCGGGTTCCGTCGATGCAGGCCTTTCCGCCGCAGACCTCCGGGTCCTTCGTGATGTGCGCGTAAACCTGAACCGTACCAGGCATAGTGCTTGTATTATAACGTTTCCTCTTGGCTGGCTTTACTCGGGGACCGGGCGAAGATCGTTGGCACCCTTCCCACGCTCCTCGA
This window encodes:
- a CDS encoding DUF5615 family PIN-like protein, producing the protein MAGRFALFTDAHIQQSIIEGLMQRGWDVQRAIDVFPERTKDRVLLEHAVTCGRVFVTNDSGIIQIVNDWLAAGRSVKGIVFWEELLYYEMSPGDFIRGFEILGNEDEPFRVPIRYIGRPSQ
- a CDS encoding DUF433 domain-containing protein gives rise to the protein MPGTVQVYAHITKDPEVCGGKACIDGTRIRVMDIVGLHRNGYTPENMLNVYSAPLALAQIYAALTYYYDHPEEIEASLEEDQEMAAKLKRLDTNP